CAACGCGAGCCCTTCCTCTGATCCGCGAAGGTTGCCTGGAGAACTTTCTGCATTCCGAAGCCACTGCGCGTCATTTCGGAGTGGATCCAACTGGGCATGCAGGAATGGGAGCCAAGGTGTCTGTAGGTCCCGACTGGTTTGAAATCAGTTGTACCCCCTCCATAACCACTGGAGCCGATCAACTTGACCACACCACAACATCTGACACCTTCGTTTTGATCGATAGTCTCAGTGCTCTCCATGCAGGGGTCAAAGCCAGCCAGGGCGCTTTCTCTCTGCCGTTCGACGGTTGGCTGGTCAAAGGTGGAGAACGCATCTCCGTTGAGGCAGCAACAGTGGCTGGAGACATCCGGGAACTCTTACGTTCAATTGTTCATCTGGAGCCGGAAGCCGTTGTGACCCATGAAGGTGTCAGTCCTTATGTGTGGGTTGATGGTCTGGCGATCACCGGTGAAGCCTGAACAGTCACTGCTGATTCATTGGTCTTGAAAATTCTGTTCTGGGGTACACCCATTTATGCCGTGCCCACGCTGGATGCTCTGCAGAGCGCCGGACACCAGATTGTCGGTGTTGTCACTCAGCCTGATCGTCGTCGAGGTCGAGGAAAACAATTGATGCCTTCAGCTGTGAAAGCGCGGGCTCTGGAACTCGGCTTGAACGTTTACACCCCTGAGAGAATTCGTCGAGATCATGACTGTCAACAGCAATTAGCGGAACTTGGTGCTGACCTTTCCGTGGTTGTGGCCTTTGGTCAGATTCTGCCCACAGAAGTGTTGATGCAGCCACCTCTGGGGTGTTGGAACGGCCATGGATCACTTTTGCCGAGATGGCGAGGGGCCGGCCCAATTCAATGGTCCATTCTTGAAGGTGATGCTCAAACAGGCGTCGGCGTGATGGCAATGGAAGAAGGGCTAGACACCGGTCCAGTGCTTATGGAAAGGGAAATCGAAATCGGTTTACTTGAGAACGCGCATCAACTTGGCAACCGACTCAGCAAACTCACAGCGGAGCTGATGGTGGAGGCAGTCCCTCGGATTGAAACCGCTGGAACCGGACCGGAAGAGGAGCGACTTCGCAAGTTGGGGGTGCGCTACCAGACGTCTGAGGTCAGCTACGCAAGAATGCTCGTGAAAACTGACTACCAGGTCGACTGGTCAGCCTCTGCTTTGGCCATCCATCGCAAGGTGATGGGTCTTTACCCAGGTGCTGTGACGCTCTGGAAGGGGAAAAGGCTGAAATTGCTGGTCACTGAACCGCTAATTGAACGACTTGGAGTCGAGCTGAGCACTGCTGCGCAACAGCTGCTGGGCCGCTGGCAGACCGGTGGCCACCCGGCAGGGACTGTTCTTGACAGCAATGAGGCCGGTTTGGTGGTCAGCAGTTCGGGTTGTCCACTGCTAATCCGAGAAGCACAGCTGGAAGGGAAGGCCCGGAGCCATGGTCGAGCTCTCGTTCAGCAATTGCAGACCACTGTGGGAGACACATTGGGCTGACTCAAAGCACTCCGATGGTGTGCTCAGCGTCTGCGTTGGCGAGATACGGGTGTGGCGCTGCGACGAGTGCGTTGATTGCCGCGTTGATTGCTACGCCGTTTACCACCACCGAGGTCAAGAGGTGGAGCCGTCAAAATCGTCGGTTCAAAACCCTTCACTTGTTCTTTGCGCAACGCTTCCCCTGTGAGGCGCTCAATGGCCTTCAGTAAGAGTGATTCCTCAGCAGCAACAAGCGAAATGGCATGACCGGTTTCACCAGCACGACCGGTACGACCGATGCGATGAACATAATCTTCGGCCACATTGGGAAGATCCAGGTTCACCACGTGCGGCAACTGTTGGATGTCAATCCCGCGTGCAGCAATGTCTGTCGCGACCAGTACACGGACGCTGCCCTGCTTAAAGCCCTGAAGGGCTCGAGTACGCGCACCTTGGCTCTTGTTGCCATGAATCGCAGCTGCTTCGAGACCTTCGTTGCTGAGTTTTTCTGCGACCCGATTAGCACCATGCTTGGTGCGTGAAAACACCAGCACCTGACGCCAATTGCCACTTCTGATTAGATGACTGAGAAGTTCCGGCTTCCGTTTCATGTCACACGGGTGAACAACCTGCTCCACAGAGCGTGCCGTCTGATTTTCAGGCGTGACTTGAATCTGCAGTGGGTGATGCAGCAACCCTGTAGCCAGCTTTCGGATCGGCGGGCTGAACGTGGCGGAGAACAGCAGAGTCTGCCGATGCTCGGGCATCAAGCGAATCAATCTGCGAATGTCATGGATGAAGCCCATATCAAGCATTCGATCCGCTTCGTCCAGCACCAGGCATTCGAGGTGATCGAAATGCACGACTCCTTGCTGATGGAGATCAATCAATCGGCCCGGCGTCGCGACCAGCAGATCCACTCCTCCCTGAAGTCGATCAATTTGCGGATTGATCTTGACTCCTCCGAAAACCACATCACTTCGCAAGGGAAGGTGGTGCCCGTAAGCACGCACATTCTCATGAACCTGTGCTGCCAATTCACGGGTCGGGGTCAAGACCAGTGATCTCACCTGACCACGACCGGAGCGTCGACCATGCCGAAGTCGTTCGAGCATTGGCAGAGTGAATCCACCGGTTTTTCCAGTACCTGTCTGAGCAGCCGCCATAACGTCGCGACCACTGATCACCGCTGGAATCGCCTGTTCCTGAATCGGTGATGGGTGAATGTACCCCTTATCCCTCAGCGCCTTAAGAAGGGGTTCTCCAAGTCCCAAGTCTTCGAAACCGACCTGTGAATTGACCGTGACAGAAGTCTCGCCGATCGTGTTGGAGCCCAATTGTTCACCCTAGGAGGCGGCCATTAAACCCCTCCTTGTTGCTGGCGGGACTTGAACAATAAATTCAGATGATCTTCCAAACGGCATCCTCAGGAATCTCAGGAGCAGCGAATAGATCGGACGGTTCTTGCTGAGTCACCCGCCAAGCAGGAACTCTGGTGTCGCGATAAGTGCCGTGTTGAATCAGCACTCCTTCCTGCTCATCAGTGCTGGCATAAAACCCACCTTCCCAATGGGACTGTTGATTCAGGCCACCACGAAACCAAACCCAGCAGCGCACGCGTTTCATGGATGTCACGGCGACCAATGACTGCAACGCTCACATGGTCCTTCAGGAATCACGGCACAGCGCATCAGAGGACTTCGGGCATTAAAACGACACGCCGGATCACCAATGACCCAACCATGCTGAAACCAACGAGCATCTGAAGGTCGCTTCTGAGGCTTCACCATCAGCACGACAGAGCTCAACTGATATCGACCGGAATGGAGGCGGTAACGATGACGGCGCTGCATCACAAGAAAACTGTCGTCTTCGTGTAAAAACCAGCGGCCCGGGGAAGGTGGCTCATCGAGTTCAACACGATCAAGCAGTTGATCACTGCCGGTCTGTCGGATTTCCACGAGCATGAACTCAAGACTCCTTTGCTGCTGGCGATTCGCGGAGTGAGAACCCCCAAATCATCAATCCAACAACTGCAACAAGAGTGACCAGTTCAGATGGATGCAAGGTCGGTAGAGCCATCATCGCCAGCAGTTTGAGACCAACAAAACCGACCGCAAGGAAACCTGCTGTTTCCAGTCGCGGATAAATCTGCAGCCACCGAATGAAAAGTCCTGAGGTGAAACGCAAAGCAACCACTCCGATCAGCGCACCCGTTAACACCAGAAGCAACTGATCACTGATGGCAACCGCTGCAGCCACACTGTCGATTGAAAAGGCAAGGTCGGTAATGGCCAGAGTGAGCACCGTTCGACCGAAACGAATCGACTTAGACGCTGTTTCAACGGGTTGCTTATCGGCCTGCTCAGCAGAGGTATTCCAGTGGCTTAGGCAGAGCCAGACCAGGTAGCCACCTGCAATCAGCTGGATAGGCGGGAAAGCCAGAACATATTGCGCCATCAGGATGAGACCCACGCGCAAACCGAACGCCATCACAATGCCGAGATTCAACGCGCGGCGCTCAAGTTGGGGATCACGCTGTTCTCGCGCAATGGCTGCCAATGCAATTGCGTTGTCAGCCGAAAGAAGTAGCTCGAGAGTGACAAGTACCGGCAACAACGGCAACAGTTCACCCAGCTGGTCAACGCCGTCCAACCAGGCAGTGAGTGACGACAGTGCAGCTGTATCCATTTCTACAGCCTAGAAATAGAACACATTGAACAGTGGAATGCGAACCCACTCCCAGCTCTGCCATGTGAGTTCTGATCGATGCGTTGTACTCGTTGAGGCCTACGAGGGAAGCACTCCACTCGGCAGTGCTCTCGGTGAGGGACGCACCGCATCAGAGGCCGAGGATCAGGCTCTGCTCCGACTTCACGCAAGGTTCAACTCCTTCAACCTCAGCGAAGCTGAGGAGACAATGAACACGTCTGCTGAGGCAGGTATTGAGAGCTTGGACCAGGCTGGGGGCGTAAGGCCTACGCAGTTGATTAGGCGAATCACGCCTCCTGAAGTCACTGCATCTGAGGAACCCAAGCAGACCGCTCAGCCCCTGCAGACATTGCCAGTTCCCCCTGGCAATGTTTCTGAAAGCATGGACAAGGGGCCTGATCCTGAACCACCCAGCGAATCTCCCGTCGATCCCGAGGATTGGAGTGAGGAGCTCACCGCCATTGATCTCGAACTTCAGAGGGTCGGATGGGACCGCGACAGTGAGAAGATCTATCTCGAACGTGCATTTGGCCATGCCAGCCGCCATCGGCTCACTCGCTTCAGTGACCTTGTGGCATACCTCAAGCGTCTTCGTGATCTTGCGGCAGGAAGTGACCCACAGCACGCAGAGATTCCTTTACGACGATCCGATTTAGTCGCACAGGGCGACGAAATTCTCAAACGCTTGCAATGGAGTCAGCAACAGGCCAAGGACTTCCTGAATCAGCACCTTGAAGTCAGTTCACGCCAACAACTCAGCGACGAGCAACTTTTGAATTTCAACATAATGCTTGAGGAGAAACTTCTAGCTTCTTAAGTTCAAGATCCTAAAAGAATGATTAAACAATAGACTCATCACTTTTTATGACAAATTGAATCAATAAATTTAATCAGACGTTGCGATTGCGTCAGGGATATCAACACTTGGTGCCTCAAATCGACCATCTAGAACAAACTCAAGGCGCAATTTCATGAACGTAATGAAATTCGAGTCAGTTGAGACCACGGCTGCTGCAGGCTGGGGGAGCTGCTCACGGATCGTCCTCATCTCCGCTGCGTTGAGAAAGGCCGGTTGACGCACCAGCCAGAAATCCACTTCCTTGCCGTGTTCTTTGTAATGACGCCGTCTTTCCTTGAGAACTTCTTCCAAGGGCTCCTCTTCTGTGAGGAAGCGATTGCTGGCTGCAACGAAGTAATAAGTGGTCATCAACTTTGACTAGCGAACAAGGTCTCACGGCGTGGATTCTGAACCAGGGAGCGCATCTCGCTGACAGCAGTTTTCAAACCCACTGCCACTGCTCTGGCCACAATGGTGTGTCCAATATTCAACTCCTCCATTCCCTCAATCGCAGCAACTGGTTCCACATTCTGGTATGTGAGTCCGTGGCCAGCGTTAACGCGTAGACCGATAGAGCGGGAAAAAGCAGTGGCCTCCGTCAAGCGAGCGAGTTCACGGGGCTGTTCAGTCCAAGCGGCTACCGCATAAGCGCCAGTGTGCAGTTCAACCCAGCGGGCTCCGGAATCCCGACTAGCCCTCAGCTGTAACGGATCCGGATCCACGAAAAGGCTTACCGGAACCCCTGCATCGTGAAGCCGTTTCACCATTCCTTTCAGTTGCGGAAGCTGTCCTGCTATGTCCAGGCCCCCCTCAGTGGTGACTTCTTCGCGCCGTTCAGGCACCAACGTGACCATGTCTGGCCTCACACGCATCGCGATTTCGACCATCTCATCAGTGGCAGCCATTTCCAGATTCAACCTGCTGCGAACGGTCTGCCTGAGGAGATCGACGTCGCGGTCCTGGATATGCCGACGGTCTTCACGCAGATGCACTGTGATGCCATCAGCCCCTCCAAGTTCTGCCAAAAGAGCCATGGTCACGGGATCGGGCTCCAGCGTGCGCCTCGCTTCGCGCACATTGGCGATGTGATCGATATTCACCCCGAGGCTGGCCACGATATGTCGTTGGAAAGGAATGAATCCTATTCAGCATGTGGGCCGATACGGCCGAAGGATCAACTGCCCAGCGAAGTCTGTGGTGTTCGATCTTCCCAGGTAATTTCGCTTCAGTGGGTTTTAGTTCAAGGCGGTGTGCAGCAGCCTGACGACGCGTTCTTCTGCTCTCGACAGGGGGATCGATCCCTTTTGGGCACCTCTTGCCATGGTTCTGACCCAGGACATGGCTCTTCACTACCTTCGTGGCAGAACAGTTCTCGGTTCCGAGAACCTCCCTCAGAACGGTCCCGTTCTGTTGGCTCCAACGCATAGAGCTCGCTGGGATGCCCTAATGATCCCGATGGCTGCAGGCCGGAGGATCACAGGACGTGACTGCCGTTTCATGGTCACTCGAACAGAAATGTCTGGGTTGCAGGGATGGTTTCTGCAACGCCTCGGCTGTTTTGCGATCGACCAAGACAAGCCTTCGCTGACAACCCTGCGATTCGCTCTAGACCTGCTGGAGAGCGGTCAGCAACTGGTGGTCTTTCCTGAGGGACGCATCAAAAGGATTGATGCACCGATTGTCTTGGAACAAGGTTCCGTTCGGCTTGCACAACTCGCCCATCGCCGTGGCATCGATGTGCAGGTTGTTCCTGTTGGTCTTGCCTATGACCCCGCAGTGCCCGGTCCACGCAGTCGCTCAGCAATTTGTTTCGAGAAGCCGTTGATTGTTGACGGTAAGGGCAAGCAAGAAGCCCTTCGTTTTAATCAGCTCCTGGCCAAAGGGATGCATACGGCTGAACAAGCGGCCCGAGAGTCCATCGGACGATCGCTGAATTGCCCTTAAAGTCCGCGCATTCAAGATTGGTTCCATGGGCACCCGCCTTCTTTGCTCAGCGATTGCACTGACTGCCGGCTTGTGCATGACTCCTGCATTGGCTCAGTCCGGACCAGATGCATCCGGCTCGACCACCAAAGTGCTCGCTTCAACTGGATCTGGCTTCAATGTTTCAGCTGTTGAGGCCTTGATTCAACGAGGTGATGCTGCCGTGGCATCAGGAAATCTGGTTCAGGCCAAAAAGGACTACGACAACGCTCGAACCGCGTCCAAGCAACTTCTGGCGTTTTACCGCGATCTCTCCGGATCGTTCAGGGGTCTCGATGCCCGTATTCCGCGTGAAATGGACACCAAAGGTCGGGCTGCACTGGCGCTCCTCGCCCAATCAAATCTGCGTCTTGCGGCGCTCTTCCGTCGTCAAGGTCAGCCCGAAATTGCTGTGCCTGTCTTGGTTGAGGTCGTACGACTGATGACACCAGCCAAGCCAGAAGGACAAAAGGCTTACCAGAGCCTTTTAGAACTCGGTTTCGTGGACACCCCTTACCGCGGTGCTGGTGGGTGATCCAATTCACACGAGACATTCATCTGCCAGCATCACTTGAGTTCAAGCTCTGTTCCAATGGTTCAGCCTGACGCCGTCTCCTCTGCCATCCGACGCGCGATCCCAGATGCTCAGGTGAGCGTCGAAGATCTCACTGGTGGTGGTGATCATCTACAGGTGAGCGTGGTGTCGACTGCTTTCGATGGTCTCAACCGCATCCGTCAACATCAACTGGTTTACCGAGCCTTGAGGGAAGAGCTGGCCTCAGAAGCCATTCACGCCCTCGCTCTGAACACTTCCACACCCACCTGATACGTCTTCTCTCATCGCCTGACTCCCATGGACAGCCAAACCCAATCCCGCATCGAGAGCTTGATCCAGTCAAGCCCGATTTTCGTGTTCATGAAGGGCACCAAGCTGATGCCCCAGTGCGGCTTCTCCAACAATGTTGTCCAGATTCTCAATGCACTTGGCGTGAGCTTTGAGACTTTCGACGTGCTCTCAGATCCTGAGGTACGCCAGGGCATCAAGGAGTTTTCCGAATGGCCCACCATCCCTCAGGTTTATGTGAAAGGAGAATTTATGGGTGGTTCGGACATTCTCATCGAGATGTACAACGACAGCACCCTGAAGGAGAAGCTAGAGATCGCTTTGGCCAGCTGATCAGTCCAGCTGATTCAGAAAATCATTCACAACTGCGATCAACGCCTGATTGCGGTCGACGTAGGTCTTGTGTCCTGCGTCCTTGAGAACTTCCAATCGGGCATGATCACCGATCGCTGATCTTGCATCCTGCATGGTCTCAGGTGTTGCAGTGTCATGTTCTCCGCAGGTGAGCAACGTCGGCGTAGAGAGATCCCGAAAGTTGGGAAACAAGTCAAGGTCGTTGAGCATTCCGTGATGCTCGAATTCACTTGGCCCCCACATCTGTTCGTAGAGCTTGGTGTTCCCACGTTGACGTTCACAACGCAATGCTTTTTGATCTGTATCTCGATCGGAACGGCAAAAGTGTCGACGTTCGAATTCATTCTCCAGATTCACCGATTCCCCAAGCTCGAGTTGGATATTTTTGATCAGTTGATTGCAATCCGCAATCCATCGTTGAGTGGACAGCAGAGGAGAGGAAAGCAATAGGGCTGCTACTCGATCTGGGTGATCAAGGCAGAACTGCGTCATGACTGCACCGCCCCATGAGTGTCCAAAGACGTGGGCACGGGAAATACTGAGCTGATCGAGAATGCAAAGGGGCTCTGTTGCGAAACGCTTCAGTGTCATCTGCTCTTGAAGCAGGTCAGCAGGTGATGCAAATGACCCCAGCTGGTCGTAAAACATTGTTGGTCGTTGGTCCGCCAGGGGGTGCAGAGCGTCATAGAGACCAACACTCGATCCACCTGGACCGCCGTGTGTAACGAGCAGAGGGATCCGTTCAGCAGCTTCGATGCAATGAGGTCGATAACAGCGAAGCTCAATACAACCTCCGTTTACTGAGATCGTTTTGACCGCCTCAAGAGAATGGCGATTGATACCCATGACCCGGGAAGCTCAATACGGATTTGGATGCCTGTACAAAGCGCTCACATCCCCATCAGGACCGATAAAACTGGAAGGATCCAGGATCCAGCGTTCAATCAGAGTCTCCAGTTTGGACAATTCCCTTGGATCAAGATCACCGGTTCTGCGTAGAGCATGTAGGTAGCCATCGGCATAGAGGCGTAACTCAGACGGACCGTGGTAGCGAGATGTCAGTTCCTGACAGGCATCACACAGCGCCTGGAAGTGGCGAATGGCCTCCGGGTGCTGAAGAGATGTCATCTTTAGTGAGGACGGCAGCCCCTGTTACCGGCGTGCCTGAGGAATGGCATTAGCGTAAGACGGCTTTTGGATGCCCTGTGACCTCCTCCTCCCGCGATCTCCTCGCCCATGGAACCGGTCAGGCTCCTGTGCAGCAACTGACTGTTCCCGAAATTCCTTCACGAGAACCCTCACGGATTCTCGTCGTTGAACCACATCCGACACTGCGCACAGTCCTTGTTCAAAGGCTTCGCCAGGACGGACATCTGACTGCAGCTGTGTCATCGTCGCTGGAAGCCATTGAGCTCTGTCAGGAGCAATCTCCTGATTTGCTTGTGAGTGCTGAACTTCTTGAGCAAAGTTCTGCCCTGAGACTTGGTCAACAATTACGTTGTCCGGTGATTGTGCTGACAGCTCGCAGCGGTGCTGAACCTGTTGTGGGTTTGTTGGATGACGGTGCTGATGACGTTCTCCGCAAACCCTTTGGTTTGGAAGAATTGGCCGCCCGCTGTCGCACTCTGCTGAAGCGGGGTCGCAGTGGACTCCAGGAACGTGTTGCTGTTGGGCCCCTTGAGGTGCATCTGCTTCTGCGTCAAGTGACCCTGCGCGAGCAACCTGTTGAACTCAGCCCTCGCGAATTTGCACTGTTGTGTGCGCTGTTGATGCCACCGGGGATGGTGCGTAGCCGACAGGAGCTTCTGAGAATGGCCTGGCCACCGTTCAGTGGTGGACCCCGCTCTGTGGACACACAGGTCTTGACTCTCCGCCGCAAACTTGAACAGGCAGGTCTAGGAGAGGGAGGTGGAATAACCACCGTTCGTCAACAGGGATATCGCTTTAGCCTGGATAACCTTCCGGAATAACAATCAACCCCCATCTGATTCCCATAGCAACTACAGATTCAAGGGTCAGCATGCCAACCGCAAGACCACAAAGAAGCTGATAGGTCCAAGGTGGAGTTAATCGTTGAATTGTGCCGGTTTTCAGACCCGTTCTCTGTTCAAAAATAGATAGAAAACGATCGAACTTTTCGATGCGTTGTGGAAGCAACTGCAGCCCCTGGTTGATGGTGGTGAGGTAATAAACCGTTCCTCCCTGGCTTGTACCAACAGGAACCAACCGTTTGATCTCTTGCCACTGCAACTGCCAGCCACGACGAATCAACCAACTGCACCATGTGGGATGTCCCACACTGATACCTTTTTCATCGACGTTCACCTGCTCGCTGAGCATTGCGAGAACCAGTGCCAATCCAATCGGAGCGGCACTCCAGAGGACCAGCTTCAACTCTGGTGGTGCCATTAGCGGCAATGGCAGAACGAGAGCCAAATAGACACTGATCAGAGTCCACCTGATCAGCGGTGAAAGACAAAACCGCTCCTGTAGCGAGACAGACATCGCTCAGCGATCCTCTGCTGAACCCGGCAGTGGCTCGATCACAGCGTTGGGGCGGTAATTGCCGTCGAATACTTCCTCCTCTCTGCCCTTCCAGAATTCACCCAGACGCATTAAGTCGTCATGGGCCTCCTGAATCGATTTCAGGTAGGTGTCAGGAGTCATCTGGTCGCGCGATTCCCTCAATTTGGAGAGCCGCAACATCTGAAGCATCCAGGGCTTCCCCAGTTCACCGCGTTGTTCGAGGTAGCGAGCAAGTTCTGCAGAACTGGGTTGAGGAGCCTGTGCCATGGAGGTGAAATCAACAGTGTGACCCTAAGAAGTCGAGCAACATTCATGTGAATATCTCCAAACTGAAACCCTCCAGGCGTCCCGACAAGAATCACCCCCGGTTTGATCTATGCGGCTGCAGCCGTTGTGACAGCCCATTGAATACGAAGCGGTGGACACGCCTCGGCAACTGTTCTGACAGTGAAACAGCAGAAAATGGTGTAGTAATACATCCCAGCGAACCTCACAAGTTGTCGTTTTAAAGCTTTGAGAAGGCTCAGTAATTGCCATATGGCATACGTACTTCAGTTCGCCTGAGCTGAAAGGCAATGTCGTCAAAGCGCGGCTCGAGATTATTCCTTTGTTACTGCGGAGTTGCTAACAGTAAGAGTGTTGCCCTGGACATCCATACCGAATGGAGACTTCCCGCTCTGAACTTGATCTCGAAACTAACCTTGGCCACCGCCTCAATCAACGCGCTCAACCCGAGGCTGTGTTGCCTCGGAACCAATTAGCAGAGCATGGCTTACACGCTGATCTGGCTTATCAGCTCATTCACGACCATTTGATGCTGGACGGCAATGCCATGCTCAATTTGGCCACGTTCGTCGGTACCTGGATGGAACCTGAGGCACTGCATCTGATGCGCGAATGTGCCGATAAGAACATGATCGACAAAGACGAATATCCCCAGACCGCCGAACTTGAAAATCGGTGCATCCAGATGTTGGCGCGTCTTTGGAATGCACCGGATCCCGAGGCTGCTGTTGGGACCTCCACCACAGGGTCCAGCGAAGCTTGCATGCTGGGCGGAATGGTGCTCCGTTGGCACTGGCGCCAGCGAAGGACAGCGCAAGGTCTTGATGATCGGCGCCCAAACCTGGTTATGGGCAGCAACACGCAGATCTGTTGGGACAAGTTCTGCGCCTACTTCGACGTTGAAGCACGCATGGTGCCGATTTCGAGAGAACACCTCCAGTTGACAGCTGATGGTGCTGTTGCAGCATGCGATGAGAACACCATTGGGGTAGTTGGCGTACTCGGCAGCACATTTGATGGAAGCTACGAACCCATTGAAGCCATCCAACAAGGGCTTGATCAGCTGCAAAAGCGCACGGGGTTGGACATTCCCATGCACATAGATGGGGCGTCCGGTGCCTTTGTGGCGCCATTCAACTCCCCTGAGCTGCGTTGGGACTTCCGACTGCCCCGCGTTAAGTCAATCAACACCAGCGGCCACAAATACGGTGGCGTCCTTCCCGGCGTTGGATGGGTGTTGTGGCGGGAACAGGCTGATCTACCAGAGGAATTGCGCTTCAACGTCAACTATCTAGGCGGCCAGATGCCAACCATCGGCATGAACTTCTCCCGCCCTGGAGCCCAGGTGGTGGCGCAGTATTTCAACTTTATCCATTTAGGTCATAGTGGCTATTGCCAGCGCATGGCATGTCTTGAAGCCACGGCCTCTTACCTGGCTGATTCGATTGCGGAGATGCCAACAATGAAGTTGTTGAGCCACCCCCGCGGGCAGCTCCCGGTGTTTGCTGTCAGCCTCGAGGATTCGGTTGATAACTGGACGGTGTTCCAGTTGTCAGAACGCTTGAGAGCTCGTGGCTGGCAAGTGCCGGCATACACAATGCCGGCAGCTTGTGAAGATCTCTCAGTGCTGCGCTTTGTGATCCGAGCCGGTTTCACACGTGATATGGCCGATTTGTTGCTGCGGGATCTGAAGAACGCGGTGGATTGGTTCCAACAACTCAGCAGCCCTATGCCTGATCCAAATCCTGAACATCAGCCCTTTCACCATTGATCAAAACATATCAAATTTCTTTTGTTGAATTTGATTGATCAACGTGTGCGCAGACTTTATCGCCATGCCTCTACCACACAAAAGCGATAAACATCCTTTTAATAATTACATAATACATTGACTTCAAAGCATAATTCAACACTAGCGATTGCTTATTAAGACCAAAAATTCTCCGACCCTATTCAAAAAGTATTCTGAATATATTGATTTTTGGACATAGAAATTAATCCAAGACTGCAAGCATCTTCCTGGCTAGGCTGAACTCGAGCGCATTATT
Above is a window of Synechococcus sp. BIOS-U3-1 DNA encoding:
- a CDS encoding lysophospholipid acyltransferase family protein; its protein translation is MVLTQDMALHYLRGRTVLGSENLPQNGPVLLAPTHRARWDALMIPMAAGRRITGRDCRFMVTRTEMSGLQGWFLQRLGCFAIDQDKPSLTTLRFALDLLESGQQLVVFPEGRIKRIDAPIVLEQGSVRLAQLAHRRGIDVQVVPVGLAYDPAVPGPRSRSAICFEKPLIVDGKGKQEALRFNQLLAKGMHTAEQAARESIGRSLNCP
- a CDS encoding TerC family protein produces the protein MDTAALSSLTAWLDGVDQLGELLPLLPVLVTLELLLSADNAIALAAIAREQRDPQLERRALNLGIVMAFGLRVGLILMAQYVLAFPPIQLIAGGYLVWLCLSHWNTSAEQADKQPVETASKSIRFGRTVLTLAITDLAFSIDSVAAAVAISDQLLLVLTGALIGVVALRFTSGLFIRWLQIYPRLETAGFLAVGFVGLKLLAMMALPTLHPSELVTLVAVVGLMIWGFSLRESPAAKES
- a CDS encoding pyridoxine 5'-phosphate synthase, whose product is MASLGVNIDHIANVREARRTLEPDPVTMALLAELGGADGITVHLREDRRHIQDRDVDLLRQTVRSRLNLEMAATDEMVEIAMRVRPDMVTLVPERREEVTTEGGLDIAGQLPQLKGMVKRLHDAGVPVSLFVDPDPLQLRASRDSGARWVELHTGAYAVAAWTEQPRELARLTEATAFSRSIGLRVNAGHGLTYQNVEPVAAIEGMEELNIGHTIVARAVAVGLKTAVSEMRSLVQNPRRETLFASQS
- a CDS encoding BolA family protein, whose amino-acid sequence is MVQPDAVSSAIRRAIPDAQVSVEDLTGGGDHLQVSVVSTAFDGLNRIRQHQLVYRALREELASEAIHALALNTSTPT
- a CDS encoding MgPME-cyclase complex family protein, with translation MTTYYFVAASNRFLTEEEPLEEVLKERRRHYKEHGKEVDFWLVRQPAFLNAAEMRTIREQLPQPAAAVVSTDSNFITFMKLRLEFVLDGRFEAPSVDIPDAIATSD
- a CDS encoding DUF6761 family protein; translation: MTSLQHPEAIRHFQALCDACQELTSRYHGPSELRLYADGYLHALRRTGDLDPRELSKLETLIERWILDPSSFIGPDGDVSALYRHPNPY
- a CDS encoding DEAD/DEAH box helicase; translated protein: MRDKGYIHPSPIQEQAIPAVISGRDVMAAAQTGTGKTGGFTLPMLERLRHGRRSGRGQVRSLVLTPTRELAAQVHENVRAYGHHLPLRSDVVFGGVKINPQIDRLQGGVDLLVATPGRLIDLHQQGVVHFDHLECLVLDEADRMLDMGFIHDIRRLIRLMPEHRQTLLFSATFSPPIRKLATGLLHHPLQIQVTPENQTARSVEQVVHPCDMKRKPELLSHLIRSGNWRQVLVFSRTKHGANRVAEKLSNEGLEAAAIHGNKSQGARTRALQGFKQGSVRVLVATDIAARGIDIQQLPHVVNLDLPNVAEDYVHRIGRTGRAGETGHAISLVAAEESLLLKAIERLTGEALRKEQVKGFEPTILTAPPLDLGGGKRRSNQRGNQRTRRSATPVSRQRRR
- a CDS encoding DUF6464 family protein translates to MLVEIRQTGSDQLLDRVELDEPPSPGRWFLHEDDSFLVMQRRHRYRLHSGRYQLSSVVLMVKPQKRPSDARWFQHGWVIGDPACRFNARSPLMRCAVIPEGPCERCSHWSP
- the grxD gene encoding Grx4 family monothiol glutaredoxin, with the translated sequence MDSQTQSRIESLIQSSPIFVFMKGTKLMPQCGFSNNVVQILNALGVSFETFDVLSDPEVRQGIKEFSEWPTIPQVYVKGEFMGGSDILIEMYNDSTLKEKLEIALAS
- a CDS encoding alpha/beta fold hydrolase, whose translation is MGINRHSLEAVKTISVNGGCIELRCYRPHCIEAAERIPLLVTHGGPGGSSVGLYDALHPLADQRPTMFYDQLGSFASPADLLQEQMTLKRFATEPLCILDQLSISRAHVFGHSWGGAVMTQFCLDHPDRVAALLLSSPLLSTQRWIADCNQLIKNIQLELGESVNLENEFERRHFCRSDRDTDQKALRCERQRGNTKLYEQMWGPSEFEHHGMLNDLDLFPNFRDLSTPTLLTCGEHDTATPETMQDARSAIGDHARLEVLKDAGHKTYVDRNQALIAVVNDFLNQLD
- the fmt gene encoding methionyl-tRNA formyltransferase; translated protein: MKILFWGTPIYAVPTLDALQSAGHQIVGVVTQPDRRRGRGKQLMPSAVKARALELGLNVYTPERIRRDHDCQQQLAELGADLSVVVAFGQILPTEVLMQPPLGCWNGHGSLLPRWRGAGPIQWSILEGDAQTGVGVMAMEEGLDTGPVLMEREIEIGLLENAHQLGNRLSKLTAELMVEAVPRIETAGTGPEEERLRKLGVRYQTSEVSYARMLVKTDYQVDWSASALAIHRKVMGLYPGAVTLWKGKRLKLLVTEPLIERLGVELSTAAQQLLGRWQTGGHPAGTVLDSNEAGLVVSSSGCPLLIREAQLEGKARSHGRALVQQLQTTVGDTLG